From Lactobacillus sp. PV012:
TGCTAGTGGTATTTTCTTAGAATTGGTAATTATAGGTGTGGGATTATTTATTATTAGTACAATTTGCTGGCAACTAACAAGCTCAAATTAAAAGCATAGATTCAGTTAAAACTGAAGCTATGCTTTTTTCTATATTAAATTATTCGTTAAAGAGACAGGTTGTTTTATCCATTGGTTAGGTCCTAAGTAATACCAAGCTGTATTCCCAATAATAATACTTTGGCCATAAGGATAACTCCTTCCAGGAGTTAAATGAGTAAAAGTAGGATGTTGCAACATTAAATAAGGACTTGAATAAACTGTTGTATCAATATTGTTTGTTCCAATTGAAATTACTCCAGCTTTAAGCTGAGGATTCGATGTAATATAAAAGTTTCTATACCATTGGTTAGTTCCTAAATTATAGTATTTTGTTCCGTTTTGGTAAGAACGACCAAAGACCACGGGATTAAGTTGTCGCTTATTATTTAAAGTATCTCTTAATTTATCTGCTTCTAAAATTAAGTTTGGATCAGTTGTAATAACTTCTTCATTCAAAGAGGTAGAAGTTTGATCATCATTAGATGAGTTGATATTAAAAGTTGGTAAAGCAAAGTTCATGTCAGTTGATGAATTTGTATCATTACGTGGCAAAATACCGTTATTACCAGTAGAAGAAGAATCAGAAGTATCAGTATCACTTTGATTTTGGTTTAAATCTACTTTAGGAATAGGAGAGATATTGTAATTAGGTGCTACATTATTAGTAGCAGAACTTGGTGTTGAAGTAGGAGATTCAGAAGAGGCAGCTCCTAATTTAAAAAGCTTAAAGGTATAATTTTCAATTCCGTTTATCTTTACGCTGTAAGCATGTCCATTGACCAATTTAATATTACCAGGGAAATAAGTTAAGATAGTAGCAAAATTACCATATCCCTGACTAGAATAATTATGGACTTTAGTAGCAGCTGAGCTAGAACCAGTGTCTAGATCAGTAATAGTGATTTTAGGAGTTTTACTAATTGTTTGATCAGATAAATATAAAGACCAAGCAACATTTTCTCCTTTAAGAAGTTCGATTGGGAAGACACCAGCACTTGGATAGGTTACAGAAGGTGCACTAGGTGAGTTAAAACTGTCAGTTGCATAAGCTACTTGTTGAACAGAATAGCGATAACCATTGGTTCCATAAGCGGCTCCTAATCCAGTTGTAGTTAAACGTGTAGAAAGTAGCCAAGCGCGGTGACCAGTGTCGCTGCCATCTAAGTTATAACTATCGGTGATTAAATCACGAATAACTTCTCCAGGAGATTGATTAGCGACATTAAAATTTAAATTTGAACTAGCTGAAATATTTTTGGCGATTGACCAATACATCTTACTAATAAAATTGGGGCGTTTATCACTTGGTAAACCATGTTGGTTTACGAAAGGATCTGCATTAATTGCGGCCATTACACTAGCCGTAATTTGGGCATTTTCATTGTCAGTAGGATTACTAGTAATAGAAGTTAAGCCAAATAAGCTACGATAAAAATTAATATAATCTAATTGGGTTGAAAGATAAGAAGAATTTAAACTACCGGGTGAAAAGGGCTTAGTTAAATTAGGAGCACTTGCATAAAGATTACTCTTTGAATAAGCTTGCTTAGGAAGATTGGCATAGCTTTGTTGAAAAGATTTAATTTTATTATTTTCTGCTTGGGTAAAAGTAGCCGCATTTACTTGAATAGTAGGGGGTTTTACTGCTGGAATAAGGAATGCAGCACTAATTAAAGTAATAGAAATTGCTCGCTTAAATTGCATCTTAAATCAACATCCTTTCATGTCTTAATTATAGTTAATTTTTAAATTTTTTAGCAAGAAATTGAAATATTTTTTGACTTTTTTAGAAAAAATTATCACTCTGGTAACTTGGTTATGTATAATAAGGATTTAGGGGCTAATAAGGAGAAAAATTATGTCTAATAAAATTAAAGTAGGGTTGATTTTTGGAGGGAATTCTTCAGAATATGAAGTTTCCATTATGTCAGCTCATAATATTTATAACGCAATTGATACTAATAAATTTGATGTTTATCCAATGTGGATTACTAATGATGGCTATTTAGCGGGAGACGAAGATTCACGCAAGGTACTTGATGATCCAAAGATGACCGTTACAAATCCACATCAAGTAAAAAATATTTCTAATTTAATTCAGTTAGAAGATCGTCCTGAAATTGATGTCTTTTTCCCAATTGTGCATGGAAACTTGGGTGAAGATGGTTCATTGCAAGGTCTGTTTAGAGTAATTGATAAGCCATTTGTTGGAGATGATGTCTTAGGTGCTGCAATAACCATGGACAAAGAAATGACCAAGATCTTAGCACAACGTGTTGGCGTAAAAGTAGCAGACTGGATTAGTATTAGCCGTTATGAATATGACGACAAAGAAAATAAAAAGCTTGATTATAACTATGTCTCACAAAAATTAGGAAAAGATTTGTTTGTTAAACCTTCTAACCAAGGCTCATCAGTAGGTGTGCACCATGTTTTAAATGCGCAAGAATATCAAGCAGCATTAAAAGATGCTTTTAAATACGATGATAAAGTCTTAGTAGAAGAAACTGTTCATGGAAGCGAAGTAGAAACTGCAGTTTTAGGAAATGATAAACCGATTGTTGCTGGAGTGGGACAAATTACTAATGCTAAAGATTCATTCTACACTTATGAAAATAAGTATGATGATAATTCTACTTCACAATTACAGATTCCAGCCGATTTGCCTGAAGGAATTGTCGAAAAAGTTCGTTCGAATGCCTTAAAAGTGTTCCAAGTTACAGAGTGTAGCGGTATGGCGCGGATTGATTCAATGCTACGTGATGGTGATAATGAAATTATTTTGACCGAAGTAAATGCTTTGCCTGGTTTTACAAATATTTCAATGTACCCTAAGTTATTTGAAGAAGTAGGAATTCCTTACACTGAACTAATTACAAAATTGATTAATCTAGGAATTGAACGTTATAATCATAAGAAGACATTACTGCATAAACATGAGTAAGAAAAACGGGGGAGAAGATGGCAGAAAAAGATAATAATTTGGAAGGCTTTGAATC
This genomic window contains:
- a CDS encoding D-alanine--D-alanine ligase family protein, with the protein product MSNKIKVGLIFGGNSSEYEVSIMSAHNIYNAIDTNKFDVYPMWITNDGYLAGDEDSRKVLDDPKMTVTNPHQVKNISNLIQLEDRPEIDVFFPIVHGNLGEDGSLQGLFRVIDKPFVGDDVLGAAITMDKEMTKILAQRVGVKVADWISISRYEYDDKENKKLDYNYVSQKLGKDLFVKPSNQGSSVGVHHVLNAQEYQAALKDAFKYDDKVLVEETVHGSEVETAVLGNDKPIVAGVGQITNAKDSFYTYENKYDDNSTSQLQIPADLPEGIVEKVRSNALKVFQVTECSGMARIDSMLRDGDNEIILTEVNALPGFTNISMYPKLFEEVGIPYTELITKLINLGIERYNHKKTLLHKHE
- a CDS encoding CAP domain-containing protein gives rise to the protein MQFKRAISITLISAAFLIPAVKPPTIQVNAATFTQAENNKIKSFQQSYANLPKQAYSKSNLYASAPNLTKPFSPGSLNSSYLSTQLDYINFYRSLFGLTSITSNPTDNENAQITASVMAAINADPFVNQHGLPSDKRPNFISKMYWSIAKNISASSNLNFNVANQSPGEVIRDLITDSYNLDGSDTGHRAWLLSTRLTTTGLGAAYGTNGYRYSVQQVAYATDSFNSPSAPSVTYPSAGVFPIELLKGENVAWSLYLSDQTISKTPKITITDLDTGSSSAATKVHNYSSQGYGNFATILTYFPGNIKLVNGHAYSVKINGIENYTFKLFKLGAASSESPTSTPSSATNNVAPNYNISPIPKVDLNQNQSDTDTSDSSSTGNNGILPRNDTNSSTDMNFALPTFNINSSNDDQTSTSLNEEVITTDPNLILEADKLRDTLNNKRQLNPVVFGRSYQNGTKYYNLGTNQWYRNFYITSNPQLKAGVISIGTNNIDTTVYSSPYLMLQHPTFTHLTPGRSYPYGQSIIIGNTAWYYLGPNQWIKQPVSLTNNLI